The following coding sequences are from one uncultured Cohaesibacter sp. window:
- the ftsY gene encoding signal recognition particle-docking protein FtsY, giving the protein MGGDIATEALALKPDDEPEAVEAQEPSADADSQNDLAAPEAEKETAVDEEAKAELAEEAESSVLAEPEQEPEPVSEAGSGADTELVSPVAEVSEAAAVAEPDPKGEPEKPAKKLSWFERLRKGLSRSSGALGEGISSIFTKRKLDDDTLQDLEDILIQADLGVETAMAITDRLSDGRYNKDVSDKDVQEILADEVDKVLEPVAMPLEITKPESGPHVILMIGVNGAGKTTTIGKLAQKFRAEGKKVMMAAGDTFRAAAIDQLKVWGERTGAPVVARDVGSDAAGLAYDAMLEAKEKGMDVLLIDTAGRLQNRKELMAELEKIVRVIKKHDEAAPHSVLLVLDATTGQNALNQVEVFSKMAGVTGLVMTKLDGTARGGILVAISSKHKVPVHFIGVGEGVDDLEPFESRDFARAIAGLADS; this is encoded by the coding sequence ATGGGGGGCGATATTGCAACGGAAGCCTTGGCTTTGAAGCCTGATGACGAGCCCGAGGCCGTTGAAGCGCAAGAACCGTCTGCTGATGCAGACTCCCAAAATGATTTGGCCGCGCCTGAAGCCGAAAAAGAAACTGCGGTCGATGAAGAGGCAAAAGCGGAGCTTGCTGAAGAAGCGGAAAGTTCCGTGTTAGCCGAGCCAGAACAAGAACCTGAGCCGGTCTCTGAAGCTGGCTCCGGGGCAGATACAGAGTTAGTGTCGCCGGTTGCCGAGGTTTCTGAAGCCGCGGCTGTTGCTGAGCCAGACCCAAAAGGTGAGCCGGAAAAACCTGCTAAAAAACTCTCCTGGTTCGAACGTCTCAGAAAAGGGCTCTCTCGCTCGTCGGGCGCCTTGGGTGAGGGCATCAGTTCCATTTTCACCAAGCGCAAGCTTGACGATGACACCTTGCAGGATCTGGAAGATATTCTCATTCAGGCTGACCTTGGTGTGGAAACGGCCATGGCAATTACCGATCGTCTGTCTGATGGTCGTTACAACAAGGATGTTTCCGACAAGGATGTGCAAGAGATCCTCGCCGATGAGGTCGACAAGGTGCTAGAGCCCGTTGCCATGCCGCTCGAAATTACCAAACCGGAAAGCGGTCCTCATGTCATTCTGATGATCGGAGTTAACGGCGCAGGCAAGACGACGACCATCGGTAAGTTGGCGCAGAAATTCAGGGCCGAAGGCAAAAAGGTCATGATGGCGGCGGGTGATACCTTCCGTGCGGCGGCCATTGATCAGCTCAAGGTCTGGGGCGAGCGCACCGGAGCGCCTGTTGTTGCACGGGATGTTGGCTCAGATGCCGCCGGGCTTGCTTATGACGCGATGCTGGAAGCAAAAGAAAAGGGCATGGATGTCCTGCTGATCGATACTGCCGGACGGCTGCAGAACCGCAAGGAGCTGATGGCCGAGCTTGAGAAAATCGTCCGCGTTATCAAGAAGCATGATGAAGCTGCGCCCCATTCGGTGCTTTTGGTGCTGGATGCGACCACGGGACAAAATGCGCTCAATCAGGTTGAGGTCTTCTCAAAGATGGCCGGAGTAACCGGTCTCGTGATGACCAAGCTGGATGGTACCGCTCGTGGGGGTATTCTCGTGGCCATTTCGTCCAAGCACAAGGTGCCGGTGCACTTTATCGGCGTTGGCGAAGGGGTGGACGATCTCGAACCATTCGAATCTCGCGATTTTGCCCGGGCGATTGCCGGTTTGGCGGATAGTTGA
- a CDS encoding septation protein A, with translation MSNSDNSGKESTKEISEPQLDKAQLLKLVLELGPLAIFFFANAKGDLLGKWIPALADTKPIFIATGCFMIATVVSLVISRIKLGKLPVMPMVTGVVVFIFGGLTLYLQDDTFIKMKPTIVNVLFGSVLLGGLLFGKSLLGYVFDSVFELNAEGWRILTIRWGIFFFVLAVLNEIVWRNFSTDIWVDFKVFGVMPLTMVFGAFQMPLLNRYAPGAKEEA, from the coding sequence ATGAGCAATTCAGACAATTCCGGCAAGGAATCGACCAAGGAAATCTCCGAGCCACAACTGGACAAGGCGCAGCTTCTCAAACTGGTTCTGGAGTTGGGGCCGTTGGCGATCTTCTTTTTTGCCAACGCCAAGGGTGATTTGCTGGGAAAATGGATTCCCGCTCTTGCCGACACAAAGCCGATTTTCATCGCGACGGGCTGCTTCATGATCGCGACCGTGGTGTCGCTCGTCATATCTCGCATCAAACTTGGCAAGCTGCCGGTGATGCCGATGGTGACCGGCGTTGTCGTGTTTATCTTTGGCGGGCTGACGCTTTACCTGCAGGATGACACCTTCATCAAGATGAAGCCGACGATCGTGAACGTGTTGTTCGGCTCGGTGCTTCTGGGTGGTCTGCTGTTTGGCAAGAGCCTTTTGGGTTATGTGTTCGATTCTGTTTTTGAATTGAACGCAGAAGGCTGGCGCATTCTGACGATCCGCTGGGGCATCTTCTTCTTTGTGCTGGCGGTTCTTAACGAGATTGTCTGGCGTAATTTCTCGACCGATATCTGGGTGGATTTCAAGGTCTTCGGTGTCATGCCTCTGACGATGGTGTTCGGTGCGTTTCAGATGCCGCTGCTCAACCGGTATGCTCCGGGAGCGAAAGAGGAAGCCTAG
- a CDS encoding DsbE family thiol:disulfide interchange protein, which translates to MSEPNQTPKDQENGANFAENEAPAKRRFNIFILLPLLVFVGMAGLFGYQMEFGRNPHEVPSVLINKPAPDFDLPALDASFGIRRPDGGIIPGFKTEDFVGKVSVVNVWASWCPTCRDEHPLLIEMTNDNRFDLIGLAYKDEPANSARFLKNHGNPFDKIGMDVSGRVGIDWGVYGAPETFIVDSKGVIRYKHIGALTKRSLEDSFMPKLEEILAEAG; encoded by the coding sequence ATGAGCGAACCAAATCAGACACCAAAAGATCAGGAAAATGGCGCGAACTTTGCTGAGAACGAAGCGCCAGCCAAACGCCGCTTCAACATCTTCATTTTGTTGCCTTTGCTGGTATTTGTCGGCATGGCCGGCTTATTCGGCTATCAAATGGAATTTGGTCGCAACCCCCATGAGGTCCCCAGCGTTCTCATCAACAAACCGGCTCCCGATTTTGATCTGCCAGCGCTTGACGCAAGCTTTGGCATTCGCCGCCCCGATGGCGGCATCATTCCCGGCTTCAAAACCGAGGATTTCGTAGGCAAGGTTTCCGTCGTCAATGTCTGGGCTTCCTGGTGCCCGACCTGCCGTGATGAGCATCCACTTCTTATTGAGATGACCAACGACAACCGCTTCGACCTGATCGGCTTGGCCTATAAGGACGAACCGGCCAACTCGGCCCGCTTCCTCAAAAATCACGGCAATCCGTTTGACAAGATCGGCATGGATGTATCCGGCCGTGTCGGCATCGACTGGGGTGTTTATGGCGCACCGGAAACCTTCATCGTCGATAGCAAGGGCGTCATCCGCTACAAGCACATTGGTGCCCTGACCAAACGATCACTGGAAGACAGCTTCATGCCGAAGCTGGAAGAAATTCTTGCCGAAGCAGGCTAG
- the ccmD gene encoding heme exporter protein CcmD: protein MMFGNYAGFILASYGVTAATILLLILWVVLDGRKQTRILDQLHERGIRRRSERSKATANS from the coding sequence ATGATGTTTGGAAATTACGCCGGTTTCATTCTCGCATCCTATGGCGTCACCGCAGCAACAATCCTGCTGTTAATCCTGTGGGTTGTTCTGGATGGACGCAAACAGACCAGAATTTTGGACCAATTGCATGAGAGAGGCATTCGTCGCCGCTCTGAACGTAGCAAAGCCACCGCCAATTCATAA
- a CDS encoding heme ABC transporter permease, translating to MTETESRSFQIRDLANPSRFLALLDKIMVPLVILTVITMAIGLYMALFDSPEDYQQGATVRIMYIHVPAAWLAMFAYTMMAISALGTLVWKHPLADVSAKAAAPLGAAFTFVCLTTGSFWGKPMWGTWWVWDARLTSMLILLIIYLGLIALWHAIEEPIKAGKAVAILTLVGFIIIPIIKFSVDWWSTLHQPATVFTLDGPKMDTSMLIPLMIMAVAFTLLFTVLHLKAMKNEIMRRRIRSMQMQAARQVASGNRATATPSPTH from the coding sequence ATGACAGAGACCGAAAGCAGATCTTTCCAGATTAGAGACCTGGCCAACCCGAGCCGCTTTCTGGCGCTGCTCGACAAGATTATGGTTCCACTCGTGATTCTGACCGTAATCACCATGGCCATCGGCCTCTATATGGCGCTGTTTGATTCCCCAGAAGACTATCAGCAAGGCGCAACGGTCAGGATCATGTATATCCATGTGCCCGCCGCTTGGCTGGCCATGTTTGCCTATACCATGATGGCAATCTCCGCTCTGGGAACGCTGGTCTGGAAACACCCTCTGGCAGATGTTTCGGCCAAGGCAGCCGCTCCACTTGGCGCAGCCTTCACCTTTGTTTGCCTGACCACAGGCAGTTTCTGGGGCAAACCCATGTGGGGCACCTGGTGGGTGTGGGATGCACGCCTTACCTCCATGCTGATCCTGCTGATCATCTATCTGGGCTTGATTGCTCTCTGGCACGCCATTGAAGAACCGATCAAGGCAGGCAAGGCGGTCGCCATACTGACCCTTGTCGGCTTCATCATCATCCCGATCATCAAATTCTCGGTCGACTGGTGGAGCACCTTGCACCAACCAGCAACCGTTTTCACATTGGATGGTCCCAAGATGGACACATCTATGCTGATCCCGCTGATGATCATGGCGGTTGCCTTCACGCTGCTCTTTACCGTGCTGCACCTGAAAGCCATGAAAAATGAAATCATGCGGCGCCGTATTCGCTCCATGCAAATGCAGGCAGCCCGTCAGGTCGCTTCCGGCAACCGGGCAACAGCGACCCCATCGCCAACGCACTGA
- the ccmB gene encoding heme exporter protein CcmB, with the protein MSALFVRDLKLSVRIGGGALMGVLFFLIVVTIFPFAVGPDLNLLSRIGPAILWIGALLATLLSLDRLFQADQEDGTLDLLLLGEHPLELVVLIKCAAQWISTGLPLVIATPLLSLFLNVEPIGIAAVTATLLVGTPALTLIGAVGAALTVILRRGGLLLSILILPLTIPVLIFGVSASLGAVTDPAPFDTPFYILCGLSLLYLVIGPVAAAAALRSAQE; encoded by the coding sequence ATGAGTGCCCTCTTTGTGCGGGATCTGAAACTTTCCGTCCGCATTGGTGGCGGTGCGCTAATGGGGGTTTTATTTTTCCTGATCGTCGTCACCATCTTTCCCTTTGCTGTGGGGCCAGATCTCAACCTGCTCTCCCGCATCGGCCCTGCCATTCTATGGATCGGAGCTTTGCTCGCAACGCTTCTGAGCCTTGATCGACTATTTCAGGCCGATCAGGAAGACGGAACGCTGGATCTGTTGCTGCTGGGCGAACACCCGCTGGAACTGGTGGTCCTGATCAAATGCGCCGCGCAATGGATCTCGACCGGCCTCCCACTGGTCATCGCGACCCCGCTGCTCTCGCTCTTTCTCAATGTGGAGCCGATCGGCATCGCGGCAGTAACAGCAACCCTCCTTGTGGGCACCCCAGCGCTGACGCTCATTGGCGCGGTGGGCGCAGCCCTGACGGTGATCCTCAGACGCGGTGGCCTGCTGCTCTCCATTCTCATCCTGCCCCTGACAATTCCGGTGCTGATTTTTGGCGTCAGCGCATCATTGGGTGCAGTGACGGATCCAGCCCCGTTTGACACACCCTTCTATATCCTTTGCGGGCTGTCCTTGCTCTATCTGGTTATCGGCCCGGTGGCCGCCGCAGCAGCTCTCAGAAGCGCTCAGGAGTGA
- the ccmA gene encoding heme ABC exporter ATP-binding protein CcmA, with amino-acid sequence MSNQAVTLQENTMLLRVQNLGCIRGGRPVIENISFELNAGRAMVVTGPNGIGKSSLLRTLAGLVKAHSGSMTLEGGEDDLSLGQQAHYFGHADAIKPAMTCQENLKFWQTYYGHPVRSPFQAMIEVGIEDLIDLPAAYLSAGQRRRLSLARLLVSHRPLWLLDEPTSALDKASEHKLEVLMAEHLAEGGLIIAATHAPLGLVDPVRLHLDRQESSAQTLEDTANEQPKHEESKTCQQ; translated from the coding sequence GTGAGTAACCAGGCAGTGACCCTTCAAGAAAACACAATGCTTTTACGCGTGCAAAATCTGGGATGTATCCGCGGCGGACGTCCGGTTATTGAAAACATATCATTCGAGCTCAACGCTGGCAGAGCCATGGTTGTAACCGGCCCGAACGGCATCGGAAAGTCCTCATTGCTGCGCACATTGGCAGGTCTTGTCAAAGCCCATTCCGGCTCCATGACGCTTGAAGGCGGCGAGGATGATCTGTCCCTTGGCCAACAGGCCCATTATTTCGGTCATGCCGATGCCATCAAGCCAGCCATGACCTGTCAGGAAAATCTCAAATTCTGGCAGACCTATTACGGCCATCCGGTGCGCAGCCCCTTCCAAGCGATGATCGAAGTCGGCATAGAAGACCTTATCGATCTGCCTGCCGCTTATCTTTCCGCCGGACAGCGCCGCCGTCTGTCACTGGCGCGCCTGCTTGTGAGCCATCGCCCGCTATGGCTCTTGGATGAGCCCACGTCCGCCCTCGACAAAGCCTCGGAACACAAGCTGGAAGTGCTGATGGCCGAACATCTTGCAGAAGGCGGCCTTATCATCGCCGCAACGCATGCGCCATTGGGGCTTGTCGATCCGGTACGCCTGCATCTGGACCGGCAAGAGAGTTCAGCACAAACACTCGAAGACACCGCCAACGAACAGCCGAAGCACGAGGAGAGCAAAACATGTCAGCAATGA
- a CDS encoding bifunctional aconitate hydratase 2/2-methylisocitrate dehydratase: protein MTLYTDYLDEIETRKIQGLHPKPIDDAALLNEIIAQIKDTDNEHRKDSLQFFIYNTLPGTTSAAGAKAAFLKEIILGKELVEEITPAFAFELLSHMKGGPSIEVLLDIALGNDEALAKQAAEVLKTQVFLYEADMGRLEAAYEAGNAIAKDVLESYAKAEFFTKLPDVAEEVEVVTYIAAEGDISTDLLSPGNQAHSRADRELHGKCMISEKAQKEIQALKLQHPGKQVMLIAEKGTMGVGSSRMSGVNNVALWTGKPASPYVPFVNYAPIVAGTNGISPIFLTTVDVTGGIGLDLKNWVKKVDPDGKPILNNDGNPVLEQKYSVETGTVLKINTKKKKLLNEDGSEELTDVSSSFTPRKVEFMKAGSSYAIVFGKKLQTFAAETLGIEAPLVFAPAKEITKEGQGLTAVEKIFNKNAVGVSSKLPLLAGSDVRVKVNIVGSQDTTGLMTAQELEAMAATVISPTLDGAYQSGCHTASVWDLKAQANIPKLMKFMNDFGLITGRDPKNVYPPLTDVIHKMLNDLTVDDWDIIIGGDSHTRMSKGVAFGADSGTVALALATGEATMPIPDSVKVTFKGTMADYMDFRDVVHATQAQMLKQHGDNVFQGRVIEVHIGTLLADQAFTFTDWTAEMKAKASICISNDETLIGSLELAKSRIQVMIDKGMDNEKKVLQGLIDKADKRIAEIKSGERPALTPDENAKYFAEVVVDLDEIVEPMIADPDVNNADISKRYTHDTIRPISYYHAEKKVDLGFVGSCMVHKGDIKIVAKMLRNLEAAKGKVEFKAPLVVAAPTYNIIDELKAEGDWDVLQKYSGFEFDDAAPKNAARTEYENILYLERPGCNLCMGNQEKAEKGDTVLATSTRLFQGRVVEDSSEKKGESLLASTPVVVLSAILGRTPTLEEYKTAVEGIDLTKFAPPMEIPGTSRSVHF from the coding sequence ATGACCTTATATACAGACTATCTAGACGAAATCGAAACTCGCAAGATTCAAGGGTTGCACCCCAAGCCTATTGATGATGCCGCGCTCTTGAATGAGATTATCGCGCAGATCAAAGACACCGATAATGAGCATCGCAAGGATTCCTTGCAGTTTTTCATCTACAACACTCTGCCGGGGACCACGAGTGCTGCGGGTGCAAAGGCTGCTTTCCTTAAAGAGATCATTCTGGGCAAAGAGCTTGTAGAGGAAATTACTCCAGCCTTTGCCTTTGAGCTTCTCTCCCACATGAAAGGCGGGCCATCCATTGAGGTGCTTCTCGACATTGCGCTTGGCAATGATGAAGCCCTTGCCAAGCAGGCCGCGGAAGTTCTGAAAACGCAGGTGTTCCTTTATGAAGCTGACATGGGTCGGCTTGAAGCTGCTTATGAGGCTGGGAACGCGATTGCCAAGGATGTGCTGGAAAGCTATGCCAAGGCGGAATTCTTCACCAAGCTTCCTGATGTAGCCGAAGAAGTGGAAGTGGTTACCTATATTGCTGCTGAGGGTGATATATCCACTGACCTGCTCTCTCCGGGCAATCAGGCTCACTCTCGCGCAGACCGCGAATTGCACGGCAAATGCATGATCTCGGAAAAAGCGCAGAAAGAAATTCAGGCGCTCAAGCTCCAGCATCCGGGTAAACAGGTGATGCTGATTGCAGAAAAAGGCACCATGGGTGTTGGCTCTTCGCGCATGTCTGGCGTCAACAACGTGGCTTTGTGGACCGGCAAGCCTGCGAGCCCTTATGTTCCTTTCGTCAACTATGCGCCAATTGTGGCTGGCACCAACGGCATTTCGCCGATCTTCCTGACTACGGTTGACGTGACCGGCGGTATTGGCCTTGATCTTAAAAACTGGGTCAAGAAGGTTGATCCGGATGGAAAGCCGATCCTCAACAACGATGGCAACCCTGTTCTTGAGCAGAAATATTCCGTTGAAACCGGTACTGTCCTGAAGATCAACACCAAGAAGAAAAAGCTGCTGAATGAAGATGGCTCCGAAGAACTGACGGACGTCTCTTCTTCCTTCACACCACGTAAGGTGGAGTTCATGAAGGCTGGCAGCTCCTATGCGATCGTGTTCGGCAAGAAGTTGCAGACATTTGCTGCTGAAACGCTTGGCATTGAAGCGCCTCTCGTATTTGCTCCGGCCAAGGAAATTACCAAGGAAGGGCAGGGCCTCACAGCTGTTGAAAAGATCTTCAACAAGAATGCTGTTGGCGTAAGCTCCAAGCTGCCGCTTCTGGCTGGCTCTGACGTTCGCGTGAAAGTGAATATCGTTGGCTCACAGGATACCACTGGTCTGATGACCGCTCAGGAACTGGAAGCTATGGCCGCGACGGTGATTTCGCCGACGCTGGATGGCGCTTATCAGTCAGGCTGTCACACCGCTTCCGTTTGGGATCTCAAGGCGCAGGCCAACATTCCGAAACTGATGAAATTCATGAATGACTTCGGTCTGATCACCGGTCGTGATCCGAAGAATGTCTATCCGCCGCTGACGGACGTCATTCATAAGATGCTCAATGATCTTACCGTTGATGACTGGGATATCATCATCGGTGGCGACAGCCATACGCGCATGTCCAAGGGCGTGGCCTTCGGTGCCGACTCTGGCACTGTTGCTCTGGCTCTGGCGACCGGTGAGGCAACCATGCCGATCCCTGATTCCGTCAAGGTTACCTTCAAGGGCACCATGGCCGATTATATGGATTTCCGTGATGTGGTGCACGCCACTCAGGCCCAGATGCTCAAGCAGCATGGAGACAACGTCTTCCAGGGTCGCGTGATCGAAGTGCATATCGGAACCCTGCTGGCTGACCAGGCCTTTACCTTCACCGACTGGACCGCAGAAATGAAAGCCAAGGCTTCCATTTGTATTTCCAACGATGAAACCCTGATCGGGTCGCTTGAACTGGCTAAGAGCCGTATTCAGGTGATGATCGACAAGGGCATGGACAACGAGAAGAAGGTGCTGCAGGGTCTGATCGACAAGGCGGACAAGCGTATTGCAGAGATTAAATCCGGAGAGCGCCCAGCTCTGACGCCAGATGAAAATGCAAAATATTTCGCTGAAGTCGTGGTTGATCTTGATGAAATCGTCGAGCCGATGATTGCTGATCCGGACGTGAACAACGCCGATATTTCCAAACGTTACACCCACGATACGATTCGCCCGATCTCATATTATCATGCAGAGAAGAAAGTCGATCTGGGCTTTGTCGGTTCCTGCATGGTGCATAAGGGCGACATCAAGATCGTGGCCAAGATGTTGCGCAATCTGGAAGCCGCCAAGGGCAAGGTTGAGTTCAAGGCGCCTCTGGTGGTTGCTGCTCCGACCTACAACATCATTGATGAACTGAAAGCAGAAGGCGACTGGGACGTTCTGCAGAAATATTCCGGCTTCGAGTTTGACGATGCTGCGCCTAAGAATGCTGCTCGTACCGAATATGAGAATATTCTCTATCTGGAACGTCCGGGCTGCAACCTCTGCATGGGTAACCAGGAAAAGGCTGAAAAGGGCGATACGGTTCTGGCTACATCGACCCGTCTGTTCCAGGGTCGTGTGGTGGAAGACAGCTCCGAGAAAAAGGGCGAATCCCTGCTGGCTTCCACGCCGGTTGTGGTTCTCTCTGCCATTCTTGGTCGCACGCCAACTCTGGAAGAATACAAGACCGCAGTTGAAGGCATTGATCTGACCAAGTTCGCTCCTCCGATGGAGATTCCGGGCACGTCTCGCTCCGTGCATTTCTAG
- a CDS encoding GNAT family N-acetyltransferase yields the protein MIRKFKSEDTDAVIAIWRAASKLAHSFLSDTFMVEAEKLTRDVYLPQAQTWVYERDGTILGFIGLIDDYIGGLFVDPAYHGEGVGRALVDKAVAEKGALVVEVFVDNPIGRRFYASYGFTGDRQVLDPHSGFSLLQLSYEPNQ from the coding sequence ATGATCCGTAAATTCAAATCAGAAGACACAGACGCTGTGATTGCGATCTGGCGAGCAGCCAGCAAACTGGCGCATTCCTTTCTTTCAGACACCTTTATGGTTGAGGCTGAAAAACTCACCAGAGACGTATATCTGCCGCAAGCGCAGACCTGGGTCTATGAGCGAGATGGCACGATACTGGGCTTTATCGGCCTGATTGATGACTATATCGGAGGGCTGTTTGTCGATCCCGCTTACCATGGGGAAGGCGTCGGCAGGGCGCTTGTTGACAAGGCTGTGGCTGAGAAGGGGGCGTTGGTTGTCGAGGTTTTCGTCGACAATCCAATCGGGCGGCGATTTTACGCTTCCTATGGGTTTACTGGTGACAGGCAAGTGCTTGATCCTCATTCGGGGTTCTCGCTGCTACAGCTTAGCTACGAGCCCAACCAGTAA
- a CDS encoding DUF1989 domain-containing protein — MSPITPPADADARRAIKPVICYPTETLPRPNVDLYQAAFEGAEKIDEVVIPPRDAASIEVPAGHLLRIICSEGPQVGDLDLFNSANLDERFYSGKTRALHGTHVSIGDQLWSSFPYMRPMATVIEDTLSWYGIDQYGGSVHDVIGTRCDPYTGRVLNGVDYHYCCHSNLTRALARARSLSLPEAEKYIHDVLNVFMCTGFTRDTGQYFMKASPVRPGDYLGLFAEIDLLAVQSACPGGDCSSEHSSDAAQCHPLKMEVYKPVAGSLEGWQSPAVNAYDCSHGC, encoded by the coding sequence ATGTCCCCTATTACTCCTCCTGCCGATGCGGATGCGCGTCGTGCGATCAAGCCCGTGATTTGTTATCCGACGGAAACCCTGCCACGGCCCAATGTCGATCTTTATCAGGCAGCCTTTGAGGGGGCTGAGAAGATCGATGAGGTTGTCATTCCGCCGCGGGATGCTGCCAGTATCGAGGTGCCAGCGGGTCATTTGCTGCGCATCATTTGTTCAGAAGGGCCGCAGGTGGGAGACCTTGACCTGTTCAACAGTGCCAATCTTGATGAACGCTTCTATTCGGGCAAGACCCGTGCCCTGCATGGAACCCATGTCAGTATCGGCGATCAGCTCTGGTCAAGCTTTCCCTACATGAGACCGATGGCGACGGTCATCGAGGATACGCTTTCATGGTATGGTATCGACCAATATGGCGGCTCGGTGCATGATGTGATCGGGACACGATGTGATCCTTATACCGGCCGTGTGCTCAACGGGGTTGATTATCACTATTGCTGCCATTCAAACCTTACCCGAGCGCTGGCCCGTGCGCGCAGCCTTAGCCTACCGGAGGCCGAGAAATATATTCACGACGTGCTCAATGTGTTCATGTGCACGGGCTTTACCCGCGATACGGGGCAATATTTCATGAAGGCAAGCCCTGTTCGTCCGGGGGATTATCTGGGCCTCTTTGCCGAGATCGATCTATTGGCTGTGCAGAGTGCCTGCCCGGGCGGGGATTGTTCAAGTGAGCATTCCAGCGACGCGGCGCAATGCCATCCGCTCAAAATGGAAGTTTATAAACCGGTGGCAGGCAGCCTTGAGGGCTGGCAAAGTCCTGCGGTCAACGCCTATGATTGCAGTCATGGCTGTTAA
- a CDS encoding EamA family transporter has protein sequence MRSLIASWQFWAILSALFAALTAIFAKVGVSGIGSDFATFIRTIIILLALAAILGITGGWQSLSSLSAKSLLFLVLSGLATGASWICYFRALKIGQASQVAPIDKMSVVLVAIFGALFLGEQLSLGGWLGVGFIAIGATLVALF, from the coding sequence ATGCGATCACTTATCGCCAGTTGGCAATTCTGGGCGATTCTTTCAGCCCTGTTTGCCGCCCTGACAGCCATTTTTGCAAAAGTTGGCGTATCCGGCATCGGCTCGGACTTTGCCACCTTCATCCGCACAATCATCATACTCCTTGCCCTCGCCGCCATTCTTGGCATTACAGGCGGCTGGCAAAGCCTGTCCTCTCTTTCCGCAAAATCTCTCCTGTTTCTCGTTCTTTCAGGTTTGGCCACGGGCGCGTCATGGATCTGCTATTTTCGTGCCCTCAAGATCGGACAGGCATCCCAGGTGGCACCCATCGACAAGATGAGCGTCGTGCTGGTAGCCATTTTCGGTGCACTATTCCTTGGTGAACAGCTCTCCTTGGGCGGCTGGCTCGGCGTCGGCTTCATCGCCATAGGGGCGACACTCGTTGCCCTCTTCTGA
- the mgrA gene encoding L-glyceraldehyde 3-phosphate reductase — MTYIAADTRYDTMPYRRCGKSGLKLPAVSLGLWNNFGYETPHFTKQAMCRTAFDLGITHFDLANNYGPPPGSAEEAFGEILKTDFKPYRDEMIISSKAGYDMWPGPYGEWGSRKYLIASCDQSLKRMGLDYVDIFYSHRFDPNTPLEETMGALDTLVRQGKALYVGISSYNSKRTREAVKILNELGTPCLIHQPSYNMLNRWVERDGLKDTLKELGVGSIAFTPLAQGMLSNKYLKGIPADSRAAKGRFLKKEMITEQAVEHLKKLNEIAAGRGQTLAQMAISWVLRDEGITTALIGASRPEQIVDCAGAVKNLDFTAEELAEIDLYAQDENINIWKKSSDL; from the coding sequence ATGACATATATAGCAGCAGATACGCGCTATGACACCATGCCCTATCGGCGTTGTGGCAAGTCCGGGCTGAAGCTGCCAGCGGTTTCGCTGGGGCTATGGAACAATTTCGGCTATGAAACACCGCATTTTACCAAGCAGGCCATGTGTCGGACGGCCTTTGATCTGGGCATTACCCATTTCGATCTGGCCAACAATTATGGCCCGCCTCCTGGGTCTGCCGAAGAGGCCTTCGGAGAAATTCTGAAGACCGACTTCAAGCCTTATCGCGATGAGATGATCATCTCTTCCAAGGCTGGCTATGACATGTGGCCCGGGCCTTATGGCGAATGGGGCAGCCGCAAATATCTGATTGCATCCTGTGACCAGTCGCTCAAGCGTATGGGGCTCGACTATGTCGATATCTTCTATTCCCATCGCTTCGACCCGAATACGCCTTTGGAAGAAACCATGGGTGCTCTCGATACGCTGGTTCGGCAAGGCAAGGCGCTTTATGTGGGCATTTCATCCTATAATTCGAAACGCACGCGGGAAGCGGTCAAGATCCTTAATGAGCTTGGTACGCCGTGCCTCATCCACCAGCCGAGCTATAATATGCTCAATCGATGGGTTGAGCGGGATGGATTGAAGGATACTCTGAAAGAGTTGGGCGTTGGCTCGATTGCTTTTACGCCGCTGGCGCAGGGCATGCTTTCGAACAAATATCTCAAGGGTATTCCGGCTGACTCCCGCGCTGCCAAAGGGCGTTTTTTGAAGAAGGAAATGATCACCGAGCAGGCGGTCGAGCATCTCAAGAAGCTCAACGAGATTGCCGCCGGGCGCGGGCAGACTTTGGCTCAAATGGCCATTTCCTGGGTGCTGCGCGATGAGGGCATTACCACGGCCTTGATCGGAGCGTCCCGCCCTGAACAGATTGTCGATTGTGCCGGAGCTGTGAAAAATCTTGATTTCACGGCGGAAGAACTGGCCGAGATTGATCTCTATGCGCAGGACGAGAATATCAATATCTGGAAGAAGTCTTCCGATCTTTGA